TCGACGTTGGGCACGTCGTAGTCGAAGTCGGCGTAGAGTTTGGCGGCTTGTCCCGCCAGCGTAATCGGAGTCGATTGGTTCAGACGCTCGCCGAGGTGTCCGAGCAGGTAGGCGTAGTGGACCGCGGTCAGTGCGCTGGCGGTCACGAGGACCGACGACCCGGCCCGAGCGCGCTCGATGATGGTGAAAAGCGACTCGGTGAGCGTCTCCTCGAAGTCGTCGGTCGTGGAGACGTTGACGAACAGGGCGTCCACGTCCACCGGCAGGTCGGTCCGGAATCCCGGATAGCCTGCAACTCGACGGGTGGTGAAGTCACCGGTGAACAGAAGGTGGTTGGCCCGCGACCCGTCGTGGAACCGGACGACGAATCCGGCCGCGCCCGGCGCGTGACCCGCCGGAACCGGCGCGGCCTCCACGTCCGGGACGAGCGTCTGCCACCCGTCGAGCGGTCGGATGGCGTCGGTGACTGATTCCGTCGTGCCGATTTCGTAGTTCTTCTCGCCCTCGGTCAACACGTCTTCAAGGACCTTCGCAGTGGGTTCGGCGGCGTAGACCGGCGCGCCGTCCCGAAGCGAGTCCGCGAGCGTGGCGTAGTGGTCGAGGTGCGCGTGGGTCAGCAGGACGGCCGCGAGGTACTCGTCGTCGCCTAACAGCGCGTCTAAATCGACGCCGACGCCCGAGTCTACGAGGACGCAGGCCGTCCGGTCGCGGGTCACGTCTCGGAACCGAAGGAGGTACGAACCGCCTCCTTTCGATGGGTTCGCGTGCTGATAGCTCAGATTCATCTGTGACGGAACCCACCTTCACATCTCTCTGTTCCGACACGGTGCATATCCTCGAAAACGCACCGGGGGAACCTAAACGCTTTGCTACACGGTGTCTAGTGTCACTACATGATAATGTAAACCCAGACATTTTCGGCCAGAGAGAGACGGAGCGTCGGTTACTCCGGGTCGAACGAGGTGATTCGGCCCCACGAACTCTTCTTGCCCCAGAGACCCGAGCGCATGCACTCCAGTTCCACGATTTGGGAGTTGTCCACGAAGAGGTTGACCTCCGGCCCGAAGTTCTTGATGTACCACTCGAACACCTCGGGGTCGGCCGCCTCGAACACGCAGTTCTCGACGCCGACTTCGTTGGCGATTTCGAAGGCCACGTCCGTCCGCCACTCCCGGACGCGTTCGGTGATGCCCTCCGACTCGACCATGATTTTGTACGCCCCGGCGTCGAGGTGGCGCTGTGCCTCACGAATCGCGCTCGCCGGGTCGATTGCGGCCTCGCTCTCCAACTCCTCGACCGACGACGCGCCGCCAGCGCCGAACTGGACGTTGATTTCGGGCTTGGCCTTCAGTCCCTTCTGTTGGACCATCTCGGTCAGCGCCACGAGGTCGTCGGTGTCGATGGCGACGAACCCCGAGGAAATTTCCACGATGTCGAATCCCAGATTCCCGGCCTCCTCGACGTACTGCTCTACTTTGTCGTGGTCCCTGACGAGGACGTTCTCCACGAACCCGCCGGTCGAGACCTGTACGTCGTACTCGTGGCACACCGCGATTAGTTCCTCGACGGCCTCCTCGGGCATCAGTGCGAACGACCCGCCCGAAAACTTGTAAATGTCCACGTACTCGCCCATCGTGTCGAGGATGTCGCGCAACTCGCGCGGTCCCATCGGGTCGTAGTACGGCCCCCGAATCTCGGTGATACCCTTCTCCCGCGGTTTCGATTCACGCTCGTTGACGTGCAGAAAGTCGAATGCTCGGTCCATCGGAAACCCCGACAGGGGTACGACGAACCGCCACTTTACTGTTGGGCAGGCCCGCGGACCTACCGCTCGCGAGACAGAACGTAGTACGCCACCCCGAACCCGACGAGACCCGCCAGCGCGCCCGCCGGGAGACCGACTATCGCCGAGGGCCAGATTCGCGTGGCGAGCAGTTCCGTCACCGATACCGCGACGACGAGAAACGAGACGACCCCGGCCGCGAGCGCGACGGCGAGATTTCGGACGTTCACGGGCGGGTCTCTCGCCGCGGCGTCCTAAGCGTATCGACCGGGCGACTCCGTGAGAAATCCCGACGTGGACGTACGGACATCCGAATACGGACTTAAATACGAATACGGACTTAAATATAGTGTGCGGCACGCGAGCGCGCAACGAGGTCGCTCGCTCACCGCCCACGAGACATAACCGTCCCCGCGCCGTAGGTCCCCCGTGACCTACCGAACCACGATGGGTTGGTCGCTCGTCTCGTCGGGTATCGTCACGCTCCTGCTCGCGTTCCTCCCCGGAGACTCGCTGTGGTGGGGCGTCCTGCTCCTCGCGGCGGGTATCGGGACGCTGTACGTCAGACAGTAGTCGGTCCGGGTCGCTACTCTACGTGAACCCGCGTGACGTGGCCGCCACAGCCACACTGCTCGACGTACTCCCGCCGCACGTCATCGCCGAAGGCGTCGTCGAGCGCGTCGAAGAGGTACGTCTCCGGGTGGCCGTGGTCGCCGTGAGTCACGAGGTTGACGTGGTTCCCGGCCGCGGTGTGTTCGACCGCAGTCCGGGCCTGCGCGACCACGAGGTCCCGACTGTCGGCGTGATGGGGCTTTTCGAGGTTGGCCGACCACGAGTTGTCGTGAACGCGGTCGGTGATGGGACTTACGTCGCT
Above is a genomic segment from Halorussus caseinilyticus containing:
- a CDS encoding phosphosulfolactate synthase; this encodes MDRAFDFLHVNERESKPREKGITEIRGPYYDPMGPRELRDILDTMGEYVDIYKFSGGSFALMPEEAVEELIAVCHEYDVQVSTGGFVENVLVRDHDKVEQYVEEAGNLGFDIVEISSGFVAIDTDDLVALTEMVQQKGLKAKPEINVQFGAGGASSVEELESEAAIDPASAIREAQRHLDAGAYKIMVESEGITERVREWRTDVAFEIANEVGVENCVFEAADPEVFEWYIKNFGPEVNLFVDNSQIVELECMRSGLWGKKSSWGRITSFDPE
- a CDS encoding CGCGG family rSAM-modified RiPP protein, with product MRATSGDGDPDRDHDVNLDSDVSPITDRVHDNSWSANLEKPHHADSRDLVVAQARTAVEHTAAGNHVNLVTHGDHGHPETYLFDALDDAFGDDVRREYVEQCGCGGHVTRVHVE